AAGATGTGGGGCTGGAGATCGGGCTTACCCGGGAGCGGGTACGTCAGATCCAGGTCGAAGGTCTCAAGCGTCTGCGCGAGATCCTCGAAAAGAATGGCTTGTCCAGCGAGTCGCTGTTCCAGTAACGGCACCGGTGAACTCGCAGTGAAAAAGCCCCGACTGGTTCGGGGTTTTTTTATGGCTTATTCACAAGAACGGGCAGGCGTTCACTGGTGAAGCCTGTTCCTTGCAAGAGCATGTAAGTAAAGGCTTACTCTTTCGTAAGTGTTCGGTCTTTATCGAGTATGAAAGTTGGCTGTTTTGTCTGGTGTAAATTCTATCGTATTGATTAATAAGGATTTATTTTGATGGCGGGTGGTTGTTGGACAGTTTTCCTGTCTGTCAGTGCCATTGCTCTGTCATGGAAACTCTCTAATATCAGCCCTGTGTCGACGGATAGACACAACCATCAAGGATGATGGTCAGGACATCGCAGGATGCGATTCATCAGGACGATGAAAAGGAATACAGGGAATAGGGAAAAAAGGTGGGCGGGTCATACCGCCCCTTTTTTTTGCCTGCGAAAAAGCTGAGCTGAACGCCGGACAGCAAAAAGGCCCGCAAGGGGCCTTTTCAGGGAGTGCGAGTGATCAGCGCTCCAGATCCTTGATTTTGCCTTTGACGCCATCCCACTCTTCGGCATCGGGCAAGGACTCTTTCTTCTCGGTGATGTTGGGCCAGATTTCGGCCAGTTCAACGTTCAACTGAATGAATTCCTGCATCTCTTCCGGAACTTCATCCTCGGAGAAGATCGCTACAGCGGGGCATTCAGGCTCGCACAGCGCGCAGTCGATGCACTCATCCGGGTGAATCACCAGGAAGTTCGGGCCTTCGTAAAAGCAGTCCACCGGACAGACTTCTACGCAGTCGGTGTACTTGCACTTGATGCAGTTGTCGGTGACGACGAAGGTCATTTCTAATTCTCTCCTCAGGCGGCGGCAGCGGAGCCCCTTCATGACGGGGTCGCCAGGTTCGGGAGCGATAATCTGCGGACCAGGCTAATAGCCCGCAGCATCCCAAACCGCGCGAGATTCTAACAGCTTGAAAGCATCAGCGTTAGATGCGTGTCTTCAATGTATAGAGCATTTCCAATGCCTTGCGCGGGGTCATGTCGTCCAGATCGAGCTTGGCCAGGTCATCGAGCACCGGGTGCGGCAGGCTGGCGAACATGTCGCTTTGTTGCGGAACCGAAGGCTTGCCCGCTACCGGTTGCGGCGCCTCGTGAGGCAGGCTGGTGGTCTCCAGGCGGCTCAAATGTTCGCGGGCGCGGACGATGACCGCGCTCGGAACCCCCGCCAGCTGGGCCACGGCCAGGCCATAGCTCTGGCTCGCTGGACCTGGCAGCACGTGGTGCAGGAAGACGATGCGCTCGTTGTGCTCGGTGGCGTTGAGGTGCACGTTGGCGACCAGCGGTTCGCTTTCCGGCAGCACCGTGAGCTCGAAGTAATGCGTGGCGAACAGGGTGTACGCCCGCAACTGGGCGAGACGTTCTGCCGCAGCCCACGCCAGGGACAAGCCATCGAACGTACTGGTGCCACGCCCCACTTCGTCCATCAGCACCAGGCTGCGTTCGGTGGCGTTATGCAGAATATTGGCGGTTTCGCTCATTTCCACCATGAAGGTGGAACGGCCACCGGCCAGGTCGTCGCTGGAGCCGATCCGGGTAAAGATGCGGTCCACCAGGGACAGCTCGCAGCTGGCCGCCGGTACGAAGCTGCCGATATGGGCCAGCAACACGATCAGCGCGGTCTGTCGCATATAAGTGGACTTACCGCCCATGTTCGGGCCAGTGATCACCAGCATCCGGGTGTGGTCGTCCAGGCTCAGGTCATTGGCCACGAATGGCGTGGTCAGTACCTGTTCCACCACCGGGTGGCGACCCTGGGTGATGCGCATGCACGGTTCGCTGACGAAGCGCGGGCAATTGAGGTCCAGGTTCAACGCGCGTTCGGCCAGGTTGCTCAGCACATCCAGTTCGGCCAGGGCCGAGGCGGTGTCCTGTAGCGGCGGCAGGTGGCCGATCAGGGTTTCCAGCAAGGCTTCGTAGAGCATCTTCTCGCGCGCCAGCGCACGGCTCTTGGCGGACAGCGCCTTGTCCTCGAAGGCCTTGAGCTCCGGGGTGATGAAGCGTTCGGCGCCTTTGAGGGTCTGGCGCCGGATGTAATCCGCCGGGGCCTGCTCGGCCTGTTTGCTGGGCAATTCGATGAAGTAGCCGTGAATCCGGTTGTAGCCGACTTTCAGGTTGGCCAGGCCGGTACGCGCCTTTTCCCGGGCTTCCAGGTCGATGAGGAATTGTCCGGCGTTTTCACTCAGCGATTGCAGTTCGTCCAGTTCGCTGTCGTAACCGGTCTTCAACACGCCGCCGTCGCGGATCACCGCTGGCGGGTTGTCGATGATGGCTTTTTCCAGCAGCGCCGCCAGTTCCGGGTAGGTGCTGGTGGTCACCGCCAGCTGGCTCAGGTGCTCGGCTTCGAGTTCGGTCATCGCCAGTTGCAGTTCCGGCAGCGCTGCCAGGGCGTCGCGCAGGCGTGCCAGGTCGCGGGGACGGGCGTTGCGCAGGCCGATACGCGCGAGGATCCGCTCGATGTCGCCGATTTCCTTGAGCTGCGGTTGCAGCCTTTCGAAGCGGTAACCGTCCAGCAGGCAGCCGATCGAGGTCTGCCGCGCCTGCAGGACTTTCAAGTCGCGCAGCGGACGGTTCAGCCAGCGGGTCAGCAGGCGGCTGCCCATGGCGGTCTGGCAACGGTCGACCACCGATTGCAGGGTGTTGTCGCGGCCGCCGGCGAGGTTGGTATCCAGTTCCAGGTTGCGGCGGCTGGCGCCGTCGAGCACCACGGTGTCGTCCAGGCGTTCATGGCGCAGGCTGCGCAGGTGGGGCAGGGCGGTGCGCTGGGTTTCCTTGGCATAGCTGAGCAGGCAGCCCGCGGCGCCGATGGCCAGGGTCAGGTTTTCGCAGCCGAAGCCCTTGAGGTCCTGGGTGGAAAACTGCTGGCAGAGGCTCTTGTGGGCCGAGTCGCGCTCGAAGTCCCAGGGCGCGCGACGGCGCACGCCACGGCGTTTTTCCGCTGGCAGGCCTTGTGGCCAGTCGTCCGGGATCAGCAGCTCCACCGGATTGATGCGTTCCAGCTCGGCCAGCAGGTTTTCCCAGCCCTTGATCTCCAGGACCGTGAAGTTGCCACTGGTGATGTCCAGCACGGCGAGGCCGAACAGACGCTCATCGCCCAGCACCGCGGCGATCAGGTTATCCCGGCGCTCGTCGAGCAGGGCTTCGTCGCTGACGGTGCCCGGGGTAATGATGCGCACCACCTGGCGTTCCACCGGGCCTTTGCTGGTGGCCGGGTCGCCGACCTGCTCGCAGATCACCACCGACTCGCCCAGTTTCACCAGCTTGGCCAGGTAACCCTCGGCGGCGTGGTAGGGAATGCCGCACATCGGGATGGCCTGGCCCGCCGACTGTCCACGCGCGGTCAGGGTGATGTCCAGCAACTTGGCGGCCTTCTTCGCGTCCTCATAGAAGATCTCGTAGAAGTCGCCCATGCGGTAGAACATCAGCTGATCGGGGTGCTGGTTCTTGAGGCGCCAGTATTGCTGCATCATCGGCGTGTGGGAGGACAGATCGGTGAGCGCTTTATTCATCGGGTCGTCAGGTTGATTCGTTGAAAAGGGTGAGCAGGAGACGGGGCAGAGGCCCGGCGTTTTCGCGATGGACGCAAGGTTACCATGGGCCGTCCGGCCTTCGCAGGGATGAAGCCACCCCGGATTCAAGGGGCATGATGCAAAAATATGCATTTTAGCATTTGTCATCGGCGAAAATAACGAGCAATATGCGCGTTATGCAAAAGCGCAACGTTTCTATCGTCTTAAGAGAGCTCCTCGATCGCGATGGCATTTCCCCTACGGAACTCCATCGGCGCACGGGCGTGCCTCAATCCACCCTTTCGCGGATCCTCAGCGGCAAGATTGTCGATCCTTCGGACAAGCACATCTCGCGGATCGCCGAGTACTTCCAGGTCAGCACCGACCAGTTGCGCGGACGCGCGGCTATCGCGTCGGCGCGGTCGATGGCTGCCCACGATGATCCGCATTCGCAACTCAAGGACATAAGTCTGTGGGACGACGATACCCCCGTCGATGACGACGAGGTCTCGGTCCCCTTTCTTCGCGAGGTTGAATTGGCTGCAGGATCAGGAAGATTCGTCATCGAGGAAAGCGAGCGCTCCAGCCTGCGCTTCGGCAAGCGCAGCCTGCGGCACAACGGCGTGCAGTTCGACCAGGCCAAATGCGTGACGGTACGGGGCAACAGCATGTTGCCGGTGCTGCGCGACGGCGCCACGGTAGGGGTCAATGCCGGCAAGTGTGGTATCGGCGACATCGTCGACGGCGATCTTTATGCCATCAACCACAACGGCCAGTTGCGGGTGAAGCAGCTTTACCGCCTGCCTTCCGGCATTCGCCTGCGCAGCTTCAACCGCGACGAACATCCGGATGAGGACTACAGCTTCCAGGACATGCAGGAAGAGCAGATCGTCATCCTGGGTCATGTCTTCTGGTGGGGCATGTACGCCCGCTGACCGCAGCCCATTAGCCAAAGCCCGCCCTCGAGCGGGCTTTTTTGTGCCTGGCGCAAACCCTCCAAACCTTTATTTATGCGGCTTTCATGCATGCGAGCATTTTTAACGCATAAATAAATGCATTTACGCATTGACTGGATATGCATCCATGCATATTATTCGTTCCAAGCCGCTCAGCAGCGGCGAGCAACACCGCTCTTTAGTGGCAAAAGCATAGGCAGCGATGAACCGGCCTCGACGGTTCAGAGGGTTGGCAACTGACCCGGGTGTGCAGCGTAAAGCACCAAGAGCAGTTATCCGGCGGGCAGGGACCGCGGTCGGAAAAACAATTTGAATGGACTCGTACCGCGCCAGTAGCGCCGAAAAGTCAGCTTCCTTTCGGTGAACAGGATGAAAGGAAGGCGAAGGACCGCATTACTGAAAAGCCCGGCTCGGCGCCGGGCTTTTTGGAATGCCTACCTGACGCACCGCATTCGGGGCCTCATTCCCGCTGCGCAACGCCTCACCCTGTGAGGGCCGCGAGCCCCGAGCGATCGCCTGTGAGCGACATGAATGCTGCTTCGGCGGCAAAACCCAAACCATCGAACCCATAGGTGAACACATGAACCTCTTGAAAAAATACCTCGCTCCCATGCTCGCCGCCGCTGTGCTGCTGGGCTCCGCGGCCAACGCCGTTGCGGCCAACCTGCTGGTCAACGGCAGTTTCGAGCAGCCCGGTTGCAGTGGTGGCTGTGTCCTGGATACCCCGGCAAAAACCAACTTCATCACTGGCTGGACCACCTTCCTGTCCGGTGCCGAGTACTTCAACGTACCGGCTTCCTTCGGCGGTTCCGTCGCCGCGGATGGCCTGGTGATCGTTGACTTGGCGAACTATGTCTATGGCAACGGCGGGGGCATTCAACAGAACTTCGCCACTGTCGTCGGCGCCAAGTACCGACTGACGTTCAGCGCCGGCAATTCGAAGTTCGCCGGTCGTTCGGGCGACGGCATCGTACAGGTCAAGGTGGCTGGCCAAACCGCCACTTTCAATACGCCAACCGCCAAGGGCGTGGCGATCGAGTGGAGCACCCTGACCTACGACTTCACCGCCACTACCACGCAAACGACTCTGGCGTTCTCCAACGAGCAGAATCCGTATGCCAACTTTGCCTTTATCGACAACGTCATTGTTGAACGCCTGTAACGCTCGCTCGGCAGGCTTTTCCAGTGTCGAAGACGGCGCCGCGGGAGCGCTGCCGTCTGCTCCTTCAGCCCCGCACTCATCAACGCTCCCAGGAGGCGTGACATGACAAACGAGCAACAAGCGTTGCTGGACATGCCGATCTGGCTGGTCATCGTCCTGGCCCTGATGGGCGGGGTATCCGGCGAAATGTGGCGCGCCGACAAGGAGGGCGCCCGCGGCTGGCTGCTGGTGCGGCGCCTGGCCCTGCGTTCCGGAGCCTGTGTGATCTGCGGGGTCTCGACCATCATGCTGCTGTATGCCGCCGGCGTCTCGATCTGGACCGCTGGTGCCTTCGGTTGCCTGACCGCCATGGCAGGCGCCGATGTGGCCATCGGCCTTTACGAGCGCTGGGCGGCCAAGCGCCTGGGGGTGTGCGAAGTGCCGCCCAAGGACTCCCGCCCGGATGCCTGAATAACCTTCCAAACAAAACGTCGACCTTATGAGTCGACGCCGTGATACCCGCCTGACGCAGGACGCGTACTCGTCTTGAACGAGCTCGATCGGCCTTCCAGACAGGAAGGCTTTCGGCACGGCGCCATGCCGTGCACCCATCCGTTTCAAAGAGAGGCAAAAAACCATGATCCCGATCGATTACAACAGCTACCGCACCCTCGCGCCCTACAACAAGCGCGTGCGTTTCCTGGTGCTGCATTACACGGCCCTGAACTTCGAGGCATCGGTCAAGGCCCTGACCACCGGCGCGGCGAGCGCCCATTACCTGATTCCTGCGTTGCAGGATCCGACCTACCAGGCCGCGGGTTTCCAGGAGCAGCGGATTTTCAACCTGGTGGCCGAGGAAGATCGTGCCTGGCATGCCGGTGTCAGTGACTGGGCCGGTCGCAGTGGCTTGAACGACACGTCCATCGGCATTGAAATCGTCAACGAAGCCACCGACGTCAACGGGGTGTTCACCTTTCCGGATTACGAACGCTCCCAGGTCGAGGCGCTCAAGCAGCTGGCCCTGAATATCCTCCAGCGTTATCCGGATCTGTCGCCGAAGAACGTGGTGGGCCATTCCGATATCGCGGTGGGGCGCAAATCCGACCCGGGTCCCAAGTTGCCCTGGAAGGAGCTCTACAAGGCCGGCATCGGCGCCTGGTACGACGAGCCGACCAAGAGGAAATACGTCCAGCAATTCCGCGCCGCGGGCCTGCCCGAGCGCGCCGCCGTGCTCAAGGCCTTCGCCGCCTATGGTTATGGCGTGCCGGCGCAGGCGACGGATGACTTCTTCCAGTCGCTGGTGCGGGCCTTCCAGATGCATTTCCGGCCGAAGAACTACGCCGGGAAACTGGATGTGGAAACCTGCGCGATTCTTTATGCGCTGAACGAGAAGTACGCCTGAGTTTTTATCCTTCGGTGTCGAGCGATTACAGCGCGATACCCCACGAAAAGCCTGGTCTCTGAATCAGGCTTTTTTGTACCTGCAAGCCAGCCAAGGCGCTCATTGCTTGGGCGAGCGGGATGGACCCGGCGGAAAATCAAATGGACTGGCAGATGTTGAAAGAATGCAGATGTGGAAAGTGCAACAGACTGCTTGCCCGGGTGGGTGAGTTCACCGAGCTCCAGATCAAGTGTTCCCGTTGCGGGACCTTGAATCATGAGAAGGCCACGAGCTTCGAGCGATCGCCTTTGAGCGA
This portion of the Pseudomonas sp. MRSN 12121 genome encodes:
- a CDS encoding Com family DNA-binding transcriptional regulator; the protein is MLKECRCGKCNRLLARVGEFTELQIKCSRCGTLNHEKATSFERSPLSELPAAQAAGFLSA
- a CDS encoding XRE family transcriptional regulator; amino-acid sequence: MRVMQKRNVSIVLRELLDRDGISPTELHRRTGVPQSTLSRILSGKIVDPSDKHISRIAEYFQVSTDQLRGRAAIASARSMAAHDDPHSQLKDISLWDDDTPVDDDEVSVPFLREVELAAGSGRFVIEESERSSLRFGKRSLRHNGVQFDQAKCVTVRGNSMLPVLRDGATVGVNAGKCGIGDIVDGDLYAINHNGQLRVKQLYRLPSGIRLRSFNRDEHPDEDYSFQDMQEEQIVILGHVFWWGMYAR
- the mutS gene encoding DNA mismatch repair protein MutS, coding for MNKALTDLSSHTPMMQQYWRLKNQHPDQLMFYRMGDFYEIFYEDAKKAAKLLDITLTARGQSAGQAIPMCGIPYHAAEGYLAKLVKLGESVVICEQVGDPATSKGPVERQVVRIITPGTVSDEALLDERRDNLIAAVLGDERLFGLAVLDITSGNFTVLEIKGWENLLAELERINPVELLIPDDWPQGLPAEKRRGVRRRAPWDFERDSAHKSLCQQFSTQDLKGFGCENLTLAIGAAGCLLSYAKETQRTALPHLRSLRHERLDDTVVLDGASRRNLELDTNLAGGRDNTLQSVVDRCQTAMGSRLLTRWLNRPLRDLKVLQARQTSIGCLLDGYRFERLQPQLKEIGDIERILARIGLRNARPRDLARLRDALAALPELQLAMTELEAEHLSQLAVTTSTYPELAALLEKAIIDNPPAVIRDGGVLKTGYDSELDELQSLSENAGQFLIDLEAREKARTGLANLKVGYNRIHGYFIELPSKQAEQAPADYIRRQTLKGAERFITPELKAFEDKALSAKSRALAREKMLYEALLETLIGHLPPLQDTASALAELDVLSNLAERALNLDLNCPRFVSEPCMRITQGRHPVVEQVLTTPFVANDLSLDDHTRMLVITGPNMGGKSTYMRQTALIVLLAHIGSFVPAASCELSLVDRIFTRIGSSDDLAGGRSTFMVEMSETANILHNATERSLVLMDEVGRGTSTFDGLSLAWAAAERLAQLRAYTLFATHYFELTVLPESEPLVANVHLNATEHNERIVFLHHVLPGPASQSYGLAVAQLAGVPSAVIVRAREHLSRLETTSLPHEAPQPVAGKPSVPQQSDMFASLPHPVLDDLAKLDLDDMTPRKALEMLYTLKTRI
- a CDS encoding N-acetylmuramoyl-L-alanine amidase, translated to MIPIDYNSYRTLAPYNKRVRFLVLHYTALNFEASVKALTTGAASAHYLIPALQDPTYQAAGFQEQRIFNLVAEEDRAWHAGVSDWAGRSGLNDTSIGIEIVNEATDVNGVFTFPDYERSQVEALKQLALNILQRYPDLSPKNVVGHSDIAVGRKSDPGPKLPWKELYKAGIGAWYDEPTKRKYVQQFRAAGLPERAAVLKAFAAYGYGVPAQATDDFFQSLVRAFQMHFRPKNYAGKLDVETCAILYALNEKYA
- a CDS encoding DUF642 domain-containing protein, encoding MNLLKKYLAPMLAAAVLLGSAANAVAANLLVNGSFEQPGCSGGCVLDTPAKTNFITGWTTFLSGAEYFNVPASFGGSVAADGLVIVDLANYVYGNGGGIQQNFATVVGAKYRLTFSAGNSKFAGRSGDGIVQVKVAGQTATFNTPTAKGVAIEWSTLTYDFTATTTQTTLAFSNEQNPYANFAFIDNVIVERL
- the fdxA gene encoding ferredoxin FdxA, with protein sequence MTFVVTDNCIKCKYTDCVEVCPVDCFYEGPNFLVIHPDECIDCALCEPECPAVAIFSEDEVPEEMQEFIQLNVELAEIWPNITEKKESLPDAEEWDGVKGKIKDLER
- a CDS encoding phage holin family protein, producing MTNEQQALLDMPIWLVIVLALMGGVSGEMWRADKEGARGWLLVRRLALRSGACVICGVSTIMLLYAAGVSIWTAGAFGCLTAMAGADVAIGLYERWAAKRLGVCEVPPKDSRPDA